The window ACCGTAAGGAAGTTTGTGCTTCTCTTTAGTACGGCCGAATTCATCAATAATCGTCATCTCAGATGCACGAGAAGTGATAACCAGTTTCTTGTCTTTGTTAACTACGAACTTAGCATTGTGAAGTTTCACAGTACCAGTTGTCTTAGCTTGGATGCTGTTCTCTGCTGCTGCAGTAGATGCCGCACCACCGATGTGGAACGTACGCATCGTTAGCTGTGTACCCGGTTCACCGATAGATTGTGCAGCAATAACACCAACTGCTTCACCTTGGTTCACTAGGTGACCACGTGCTAGGTCACGACCGTAACACTGTGCACAACAACCGAAGTCTGCATCACAGGTAACAACAGAGCGCACTTTCATGCTATCTACTGAGTTGTCTTCCATGATTTGACACCACTTCTCATCAATCAGAGTATTACGTGGAATCAGTACATCTTCAGTACCAGGCTTAAGAACGTCTTCAGCTACTACACGACCTAGAGCAAGCTCAGAAAGTGCAACTTTAACGTCACCACCTTCGATGTGAGGCATCATGTCGATACCTTCGTGCGTGCCACAGTCATGTTCGTGTACTACAACGTCTTGAGCAACGTCTACTAAACGACGAGTTAGGTAACCCGAGTTAGCTGTTTTCAGTGCTGTATCCGCAAGACCCTTACGAGCACCGTGCGTTGAGATAAAGTACTGAAGGACGTTTAGACCTTCTTTAAAGTTCGCAGTGATCGGCGTTTCGATGATTGAACCATCTGGACGCGCCATCAGACCACGCATACCTGCTAGCTGACGAATCTGAGCTGCAGAACCACGTGCGCCCGAGTCGGCCATCATGTAGATGCTGTTGAACGATTCTTGCTGTTCTTCTTCGCCGTCACGGTTGATAACTGTTTCAGAAGATAGGTTATCCATCATTGCTTTCGCAACGCGGTCATTCGTAGATGCCCAGATATCGATAACTTTGTTGTAACGCTCACCCGCAGTAACAAGACCTGATTGGAATTGCTCTTGGATTTCACGAACTTCTTCTTCAGCAGATTCAATTTCATCGTATTTCGCTTGAGGAACAACCATATCGTTGATACCTACAGAAACACCAGAAAGTGCCGCGTATGCGAAACCTGCGTACATGATTTGGTCAGCAAATACTACTGTATCTTTTAGACCAAGCTTACGGTAACACTCGTTAAGAAGAGTAGAGATCTGCTTCTTACCTAACTTTTGGTTAACGATGCTGTACGGAAGTCCAGCTGGAACGATCTGCCATAGCATTGCACGACCTACAGTCGTATCTACTAGGCCAGTATTCGTTGTGCTATTGCCGTCTTCGTCTACTACTGTTTCAGTGATACGTACTTTAACGCGAGCGTGTAGCTCAGCGGTCTTAGTACGGTATGCCTTTTCAGCCTCAGCAGGGCCAGCAAGGTACATACCTTCACCTTTCACGTTGATCTTGTCACGTGTCATGTAGTAAAGACCCAATACAACGTCCTGAGAAGGTACGATGATTGGATCACCGGATGCTGGCGACAGAATGTTATTCGTCGACATCATTAGGGTACGAGCTTCAAGCTGTGCTTCTAGAGTTAGAGGCACGTGTACCGCCATTTGGTCACCATCGAAGTCGGCGTTGTATGCCGCACACACTAGTGGGTGAAGCTGAATCGCTTTACCTTCGATTAGTACTGGTTCAAACGCTTGGATACCTAGACGGTGAAGTGTAGGTGCACGGTTAAGCAGTACTGGGTGTTCGCGGATCACTTCGTCTAGGATATCCCAAACGATCGCTTCTTCGCGCTCTACCATTTTCTTAGCAGCTTTGATTGTCGTAGCCATGCCACGAGTTTCTAGCTTGCTGTAGATGAACGGCTTAAATAGCTCAAGTGCCATCTTCTTAGGAAGACCACACTGATGTAGACGAAGGTATGGACCAACTGTGATTACAGAACGGCCAGAGTAGTCTACACGTTTACCTAGAAGGTTCTGACGGAAACGACCTTGTTTACCCTTGATCATATCAGCAAGAGATTTCAGAGGACGTTTGTTAGAACCCGTGATCGCACGACCGCGACGACCGTTATCTAGAAGGGCATCAACAGACTCTTGCAGCATACGTTTTTCGTTACGTACGATGATGTCTGGAGCCGCTAGCTCTAGAAGACGCTTCAAACGGTTGTTACGGTTGATCACACGACGGTAAAGGTCGTTCAGATCAGATGTCGCAAAACGACCGCCATCTAGTGGTACTAGAGGACGAAGATCTGGCGGTAGCACTGGAAGTACAGTTAGGATCATCCACTCAGGCTTGTTGCCTGACGAAATGAACGCTTCAACTAGCTTCAAACGCTTAGTAACTTTCTTACGCTTAGTTTCAGAGTTAGTTGTTTCCAACTCTTCGCGCATTTCTTCCACTTCTTGATGAAGGTCCATTGTTGAAAGCAGATCTTTGATCGCTTCAGCACCCATCTTAGCAGTGAATTCGTCACCCCACTCTTCTAGACGATCCAGATACTCTTCTTCAGTAAGCATCTGAGATTTTTCTAGATCAGTCATACCCGGTTCAGTTACTACGTACATTTCGAAGTAAAGAACACGTTCGATATCACGCAGAGGGATATCCATTAGTAGACCGATACGAGACGGTAGTGATTTTAGGAACCAGATGTGAGCAACTGGTGAAGCAAGCTCGATGTGGCCCATACGGTCACGACGAACTTTAGTTTGTGTAACTTCAACGCCACACTTCTCACAGATAACACCACGGTGCTTCAGGCGCTTGTATTTGCCACAAAGACATTCGTAGTCTTTAACTGGACCAAAAATACGTGCACAGAACAGACCATCACGTTCAGGTTTGAACGTACGATAGTTAATTGTTTCTGGCTTTTTAACTTCACCAAAAGACCACGAACGGATCGTGTCTGGTGAAGATAGACCGATTTTGATTGCATCAAATTCTTCGGTCTTATGCTGTGCTTTTAGAAAGTTTAATAAGTCTTTCACGTTCAGCTCCTGTAAGGAGTTAAAGGAGCTCACCGACTAAAGTGAGCCCCCTTTACCAAGTAATCCAATCTTCTCTATAAAAAAGAGGGATTACTCTTCGTCTTCTAGCTCGATGTTGATACCTAACGAGCGAATCTCTTTCAACAGTACGTTGAACGACTCTGGCATGCCAGGTTCCATGCTATGGTTACCATCTACGATGTTCTTGTACATCTTAGTACGGCCGTTAACGTCATCCGACTTAACTGTTAGCATTTCTTGTAGAGTATATGCAGCACCGTATGCTTCTAGTGCCCATACTTCCATCTCACCGAAACGCTGACCACCGAACTGAGCTTTACCACCAAGTGGTTGCTGAGTTACTAGGCTGTAAGAACCAGTTGAACGAGCATGCATCTTGTCATCAACCAAGTGGTTCAGTTTCAGCATGTACATGTAACCAACAGTTACAGGACGCTCAAACGAATCACCAGTACGACCATCAAACAGTTTAAGCTGACCAGATTCTGGCAGATCACCCAGTTTAAGTAGTTCTTTGATTAGAGACTCAGAAGCACCGTCGAACACAGGTGTAGCAATCGGTAGACCGCCACGTAGGTTCTTGATCAGTGTACGAACTTGATCATCAGACAGTTCAGCAATATCAACTTTCTGACGAGTATCACCAAGATCGTAAACCTTCTGTAGGAACTCACGGAACTTATGCAGTTCTTGTTGTTCCTTAACCATTTGGTTGATCTTGTCACCGATACCTTTCGCAGCCAAACCTAAGTGAACTTCTAGGATCTGACCGATGTTCATACGCGATGGTACACCCAGCGGGTTAAGTACGATGTCTACAGGCTGACCTTTCTCATCGTATGGCATGTCTTCAACAGGGTTAATCTTAGAGATTACACCTTTGTTACCGTGACGACCGGCCATCTTATCACCTGGCTGGATACGACGTTTAACCGCTAGGTAAACTTTAACAATCTTAAGAACGCCAGGCGCTAGATCATCACCTTGAGTGATTTTACGACGCTTAGTTTCAAACTTCTTATCGAAGTCTGCTTTTAGCTCATCCCACTGCTCAGCAAGTTGCTCAAGCTGTGTTTGTAGCGCATCGTCTTCTAGAACTTGCTCTAGCCATTGCTTACGACCGATAGTATCAAGCTTAGCTTCAGAGTAACCACCAGACAGAAGTACAGCTTTAACACGGTTAAGAAGGCCACCCTCAAGAATTTGGAACTCTTCAGTTAGATCTTTCTTAGCTTCTTTAAGCTGCATCTGTTCGATTTCAAGTGCACGTTTGTCTTTCTCTACGCCATCGCGAGTGAAGACTTGTACATCGATGATAGTACCCGAAACAGAGTTTGGTACACGTAGAGAAGTATCTTTAACATCAGATGCTTTCTCACCGAAGATAGCACGTAGTAGCTTCTCTTCAGGAGTCAGTTGAGTTTCACCTTTAGGGGTTACTTTACCAACTAGGATGTCGCCACCCTTAACTTCAGCACCAATGTAAACGATACCTGACTCGTCTAGTTTAGACAGAGCAGACTCACCTACGTTTGGAATATCAGCTGTGATCTCTTCAGAACCCAGCTTAGTATCACGAGCCACACAAGATAGTTCTTGAATGTGGATTGTCGTGAAACGGTCTTCTTGAACTACGCGCTCAGATACTAAGATCGAGTCTTCGAAGTTGTAACCGTTCCAAGGCATGAATGCGATACGCATGTTTTGGCCAAGAGCAAGTTCACCAAGGTCTGTTGAAGGACCGTCAGCAAGAACATCGCCGCGTGCAACTGGTTCACCAGGAAGTACAGTTGGACGTTGGTTAATACATGTGTTTTGGTTCGAACGCGTGTACTTAGTCAGGTTGTAGATATCAATACCAGCTTCGCCAGGTACCAATTCATCTTCGTTAACCTTAACTACGATACGAGAAGCGTCAACAGACTGAACTTGACCACCACGTTTAGCAACCGCTGTAACACCAGAGTCAACTGCAATGTTACGTTCGATACCCGTACCTACTAGAGGCTTATCAGCTCTCAGTGTTGGTACAGCTTGACGTTGCATGTTGGCACCCATCAATGCACGGTTCGCATCATCGTGTTCTAGGAACGGGATAAGCGAAGCAGCGATAGATACTACTTGGTTTGTCGCAACGTCCATGTAGTCAACGTGATCGCGTGGGTGAAGACCAGATTCACCTTTTTGACGAGCTGTGATTAGCTCATCTGCAAACGTACCTTCTTCAGTAAGAATGGTGTTTGCTTGCGCAATTACGAATTGACCTTCCTGGATTGCAGACAGGTAATCAACTTCTTCTGTTACTACACCATCTACTACACGACGGTACGGAGTTTCTAGGAAACCGTAATCGTTACAACGTGCAAATGCAGATAGCGAGTTAATTAGACCGATGTTTGGACCTTCAGGCGTTTCGATCGGACATAGACGACCGTAGTGAGTTACGTGAACGTCACGTACTTCGAAGCCTGCGCGCTCACGAGTAAGACCACCAGGACCTAAAGCAGAGATACGACGCTTGTGCGTAACTTCTGACAATGGGTTGTTTTGGTCCATAAACTGTGAAAGCTGTGAAGAACCAAAGAATTCTTTAACTGCAGCAGAGATCGGCTTAGCGTTGATAAGGTCTTGAGGCATGATTGCATCAAGGTCACCAAGGCTTAGACGTTCTTTAACGGCACGTTCTACACGAACTAGACCAACACGGAATTGGTTTTCTGCCATTTCACCTACAGAACGGATACGACGGTTGCCAAGGTGGTCGATATCGTCCACTTCACCAATGCCGTTACGGATACCAATCAGTTTCTTCATCACTTCGATGATGTCTGATTCATCCAGAGTACCGCGCTCTTCTTCTTCTTCACGCTCGATAGAGCTGTTGAATTTCATACGGCCTACAGTTGATAGGTCGTAACGATCTTCAGAGAAGAATAGGCTTTCGAACAATGATTCTGCAGCTTCTTTCGTTGGTGGCTCGCCAGGACGCATCATGCGGTAGATTTCTACCAATGCAGAGATGCGATCTACTGTGCTATCCGCACGTAGAGTGTCTGACATGAATGGACCATGGTCTAGGTCATTCGTGAACAGCACTTCTAGAGTCTTGTGACCTGCTTGAGACAGGTTAGCAAGTGCTTCTAGGCTAATCTCTTGGTTTGCGCCAACGATGATCTCGCCAGTTGCTTCGTTGATGTAATCTTTCGCAGCAATCTTTTCAACGATGTACTCTACTGGTACTTCGATGTGCTCAACGCCATCTTTTTCAAGTTGACGGATATGGCGAGCAGTTACACGACGACCAGTCTCAACGTAAGTTTTGCCGTTTGCTTCGATGTCGAATGACGCAGTTTCACCACGTAGACGATCAGGAACCAACTCCATAAGTAGAGTTTGGTCTTTCACTTCGAAGTTCACTTTGTCGAAGAACAGATCTAGGATCTCTTCAGTCGATTTACCAAGTGCACGAAGGATAATCGATGCTGGTAGCTTACGACGACGGTCGATACGTACGAATAAGTTATCCTTAGGATCGAACTCAAAGTCTAACCATGAGCCACGGTAAGGAATTACACGTGCGTTATAAAGAACTTTACCTGATGAGTGGGTCTTACCCTTATCACTGTCGAAGAACACGCCTGGGCTTCGGTGCAGCTGGGATACGATAACCCTCTCGGTACCATTAATTACGAAAGTACCATTGTCTGTCATAAGCGGAATTTCGCCCATGTAGACTTCTTGTTCTTTAATGTCTTTTACAGTACCTGCTGGTGCATCTCGATCAAAGATAACTAGACGTAGTTTTACGCGTAGTGGCTTTGAGTAAGTAACACCGCGGATTTGACATTCTTTAACGTCAAAAACTGGCTCACCAAGACGGTAGCTAACGTATTGCAGCTCAGAATTGCCGTTGTAGCTCTGAATTGGAAATACAGAACGGAAAGCAGCTTCAAGACCGTATTGACCTTCAGGATCCTGTTCGATGAATTTGTCGAAAGAATCAAGCTGGATCGATAACAGGTATGGAATGTCCAAAACTTGTGGACGAGTACCAAAATCCTTACGGATGCGCTTTTTCTCGGTATAAGAGTAAACCATGGGGTTCCTCAGCTCGCTGATAAGTGACCCAAACCACCCAAAACACTCTTCAGAGGGGGCGGTGACAAACAGCTGTTTACTGTAGTGAACAATCATTTCGAAAAAATGACTGTTTTTTTGCTTGGATTATGACGGTTAAACAGCGGAAATTTCGTCATAGCCCTACAGCGCAAAAAGGCCGGTGGTTAATAAACCACCAGCCATTAGCCTTGCGGCTAAGAAATTAAGTAATAATTACTTAACTTCAACAGAAGCGCCAGCTTCTTCTAGCTGTGCTTTAAGAGCTTCAGCTTCAGCTTTGTCAACGCCTTCTTTAAGCGCTGCAGGAGCTGAGTCTACAAGACCTTTAGCTTCTTTAAGACCTAGGCCAGTTGCGCCACGTACAGCTTTGATAACTTGTACTTTGTTAGCGCCAGCAGCAGTTAGGATTACGTCGAATTCAGTTTGCTCAGCAGCAGCTTCAGCAGAAGCACCACCAGCTACAACTGCAGCAGCAGCAGTAACACCGAATTTCTCTTCCATAGCTTCGATAAGCTCAACAACTTGCATTACAGACATTTCTGCAACTGCGTCTAGGATTTGCTCGTTAGTAATAGACATAACAATTCTCTTTTAAGTCAACAATAAGTTTAAATAGCAACCAGTGAAAAGCAAGGCTTAAGCCGCAGCTTCTTCTTTTTGGTCGCGAACAGCAGCGATAGTACGAACCAGCTTGCCAGCAGAAGCTTCTTTCATGCACATCATTAGGCGTGCGATAGCTTCGTCGTAAGTTGGTAGTGTCGCTAGTACTTCAGCATCAGTAACTGCGCCTTCAAATGCAGCAGCTTTGATCTCGAAATCTTTATTCTCTTTAGCGAAGTCTTTGAAAAGACGCGCTGCAGCACCTGGGTGCTCATTAGAGAATGCGATCAGAG is drawn from Vibrio sp. SNU_ST1 and contains these coding sequences:
- the rpoC gene encoding DNA-directed RNA polymerase subunit beta' gives rise to the protein MKDLLNFLKAQHKTEEFDAIKIGLSSPDTIRSWSFGEVKKPETINYRTFKPERDGLFCARIFGPVKDYECLCGKYKRLKHRGVICEKCGVEVTQTKVRRDRMGHIELASPVAHIWFLKSLPSRIGLLMDIPLRDIERVLYFEMYVVTEPGMTDLEKSQMLTEEEYLDRLEEWGDEFTAKMGAEAIKDLLSTMDLHQEVEEMREELETTNSETKRKKVTKRLKLVEAFISSGNKPEWMILTVLPVLPPDLRPLVPLDGGRFATSDLNDLYRRVINRNNRLKRLLELAAPDIIVRNEKRMLQESVDALLDNGRRGRAITGSNKRPLKSLADMIKGKQGRFRQNLLGKRVDYSGRSVITVGPYLRLHQCGLPKKMALELFKPFIYSKLETRGMATTIKAAKKMVEREEAIVWDILDEVIREHPVLLNRAPTLHRLGIQAFEPVLIEGKAIQLHPLVCAAYNADFDGDQMAVHVPLTLEAQLEARTLMMSTNNILSPASGDPIIVPSQDVVLGLYYMTRDKINVKGEGMYLAGPAEAEKAYRTKTAELHARVKVRITETVVDEDGNSTTNTGLVDTTVGRAMLWQIVPAGLPYSIVNQKLGKKQISTLLNECYRKLGLKDTVVFADQIMYAGFAYAALSGVSVGINDMVVPQAKYDEIESAEEEVREIQEQFQSGLVTAGERYNKVIDIWASTNDRVAKAMMDNLSSETVINRDGEEEQQESFNSIYMMADSGARGSAAQIRQLAGMRGLMARPDGSIIETPITANFKEGLNVLQYFISTHGARKGLADTALKTANSGYLTRRLVDVAQDVVVHEHDCGTHEGIDMMPHIEGGDVKVALSELALGRVVAEDVLKPGTEDVLIPRNTLIDEKWCQIMEDNSVDSMKVRSVVTCDADFGCCAQCYGRDLARGHLVNQGEAVGVIAAQSIGEPGTQLTMRTFHIGGAASTAAAENSIQAKTTGTVKLHNAKFVVNKDKKLVITSRASEMTIIDEFGRTKEKHKLPYGSMLTKGDNAAVTAGEVVANWEAHTMPIITEVAGRIQFVDMIDGITVSRQTDDLTGLSSSEVTDAAARPAAGKDMRPAIKLVDEQGNDVMIPGTDMPAHYFLPGKAIVNIEDGAEVGIGDTLSRIPQKSSGNKDITGGLPRVADLFEARKPKEPAILAEHTGTVSFGKETKGKRRLVITREGGDAYEEMIPKHRQLNVFEGEKIERGDVIADGPETPHDILRLRGIHAVTQYIANEVQEVYRLQGVKINDKHIETIVRQMLRKCTITHSGDSPFLPGEQVEYHNVKIANRKLEAEGKELVRFERDLLGITKASLATESFISAASFQETTRVLTEAAVSGKRDDLRGLKENVIVGRLIPAGTGFAYHQERQKQREEEQEGPSAEQATDNLAALLNAGFSSEE
- the rpoB gene encoding DNA-directed RNA polymerase subunit beta, with protein sequence MVYSYTEKKRIRKDFGTRPQVLDIPYLLSIQLDSFDKFIEQDPEGQYGLEAAFRSVFPIQSYNGNSELQYVSYRLGEPVFDVKECQIRGVTYSKPLRVKLRLVIFDRDAPAGTVKDIKEQEVYMGEIPLMTDNGTFVINGTERVIVSQLHRSPGVFFDSDKGKTHSSGKVLYNARVIPYRGSWLDFEFDPKDNLFVRIDRRRKLPASIILRALGKSTEEILDLFFDKVNFEVKDQTLLMELVPDRLRGETASFDIEANGKTYVETGRRVTARHIRQLEKDGVEHIEVPVEYIVEKIAAKDYINEATGEIIVGANQEISLEALANLSQAGHKTLEVLFTNDLDHGPFMSDTLRADSTVDRISALVEIYRMMRPGEPPTKEAAESLFESLFFSEDRYDLSTVGRMKFNSSIEREEEEERGTLDESDIIEVMKKLIGIRNGIGEVDDIDHLGNRRIRSVGEMAENQFRVGLVRVERAVKERLSLGDLDAIMPQDLINAKPISAAVKEFFGSSQLSQFMDQNNPLSEVTHKRRISALGPGGLTRERAGFEVRDVHVTHYGRLCPIETPEGPNIGLINSLSAFARCNDYGFLETPYRRVVDGVVTEEVDYLSAIQEGQFVIAQANTILTEEGTFADELITARQKGESGLHPRDHVDYMDVATNQVVSIAASLIPFLEHDDANRALMGANMQRQAVPTLRADKPLVGTGIERNIAVDSGVTAVAKRGGQVQSVDASRIVVKVNEDELVPGEAGIDIYNLTKYTRSNQNTCINQRPTVLPGEPVARGDVLADGPSTDLGELALGQNMRIAFMPWNGYNFEDSILVSERVVQEDRFTTIHIQELSCVARDTKLGSEEITADIPNVGESALSKLDESGIVYIGAEVKGGDILVGKVTPKGETQLTPEEKLLRAIFGEKASDVKDTSLRVPNSVSGTIIDVQVFTRDGVEKDKRALEIEQMQLKEAKKDLTEEFQILEGGLLNRVKAVLLSGGYSEAKLDTIGRKQWLEQVLEDDALQTQLEQLAEQWDELKADFDKKFETKRRKITQGDDLAPGVLKIVKVYLAVKRRIQPGDKMAGRHGNKGVISKINPVEDMPYDEKGQPVDIVLNPLGVPSRMNIGQILEVHLGLAAKGIGDKINQMVKEQQELHKFREFLQKVYDLGDTRQKVDIAELSDDQVRTLIKNLRGGLPIATPVFDGASESLIKELLKLGDLPESGQLKLFDGRTGDSFERPVTVGYMYMLKLNHLVDDKMHARSTGSYSLVTQQPLGGKAQFGGQRFGEMEVWALEAYGAAYTLQEMLTVKSDDVNGRTKMYKNIVDGNHSMEPGMPESFNVLLKEIRSLGINIELEDEE
- the rplL gene encoding 50S ribosomal protein L7/L12, translated to MSITNEQILDAVAEMSVMQVVELIEAMEEKFGVTAAAAVVAGGASAEAAAEQTEFDVILTAAGANKVQVIKAVRGATGLGLKEAKGLVDSAPAALKEGVDKAEAEALKAQLEEAGASVEVK
- the rplJ gene encoding 50S ribosomal protein L10 yields the protein MALNLQDKKAIVAEVNEAASGALSAVVADSRGVTVGAMTSLRKQAREAGVYMRVVRNTLARRAIQGTDYECLTDTFTGPTLIAFSNEHPGAAARLFKDFAKENKDFEIKAAAFEGAVTDAEVLATLPTYDEAIARLMMCMKEASAGKLVRTIAAVRDQKEEAAA